From a region of the Tachypleus tridentatus isolate NWPU-2018 chromosome 1, ASM421037v1, whole genome shotgun sequence genome:
- the LOC143237546 gene encoding uncharacterized protein LOC143237546: MSAVPHKRKPGRPRKIEQALSKPHAQISVPKRPRGRPPKYQRLEVITKLELSHDHSEEKTIDYKEGEDHNYDNGGLYEFRKRKDTSDQLLQIKGKDGTKCPYCCYISNGTNRLEQHISSVHAKDVTYKCRICDFTCNWNREYWDHMRTHYDGPPYKCESCPYTCERIQFLLTHRMKHTDEKPFQCEQCGYRCRTKCNLIAHKRSHTGEKPYKCDHCGRCFSMKGSLDQHMATHSNIRPFLCDMCGFSTKYQSHLQLHQKIHTGDVFRCNHANCTYFTPKKSQLAAHIRTHTAERSHICAVCGRAFIEKSHLVRHERIHLSVKPYKCDQCEYSSTRRDKLKEHVEKHHGLNATAKVPFKPRKPRRQRFEPSYFPNLDIQTTAVSEMHSTEQELSACQYSYNTEVSPELSTRFLLVQNQSVDHQQESVVTPLQQHNPHSQVMYVETRMMSPDQQTNVTVMPANIPHHHHPSSHHPIPIPHNAPMVHNPGDEGGNYSHTQDLGGLGAFMAFF, encoded by the coding sequence ATGTCTGCTGTGCCTCACAAACGGAAGCCTGGTCGTCCCAGAAAAATTGAGCAGGCTCTCTCCAAGCCTCATGCTCAAATCTCTGTGCCTAAAAGACCACGAGGTAGACCTCCTAAGTATCAAAGACTAGAAGTAATAACTAAATTGGAACTATCACATGATCACAGTGAAGAGAAAACAATAGACTATAAAGAAGGTGAAGATCACAACTATGATAATGGTGGACTTTACGAGTTTCGTAAAAGAAAAGATACTTCTGATCAACTACTGCAAATAAAAGGGAAAGATGGAACAAAATGTCCttactgttgttatatttctAATGGGACAAACCGCCTTGAGCAGCACATATCCTCGGTTCATGCCAAAGATGTAACTTACAAGTGCAGAATTTGTGATTTTACCTGCAACTGGAATCGTGAATACTGGGACCACATGAGGACTCACTACGATGGCCCCCCTTACAAGTGTGAATCATGTCCATACACTTGTGAAAGAATCCAGTTCCTGTTGACGCATCGAATGAAGCATACAGATGAGAAGCCATTCCAGTGTGAACAGTGTGGTTATCGTTGTCGTACTAAATGTAATTTAATTGCTCACAAGAGGAGCCATACTGGTGAGAAGCCTTATAAGTGTGATCACTGTGGGCGTTGCTTCAGCATGAAAGGATCTCTTGATCAGCACATGGCAACTCACAGCAACATTCGCCCCTTTCTCTGTGATATGTGTGGGTTTTCCACAAAATATCAGTCTCACCTACAACTTCATCAAAAAATACACACTGGTGATGTTTTTCGTTGCAATCATGCCAACTGCACGTACTTTACACCCAAGAAAAGTCAGTTAGCTGCCCACATACGAACCCATACAGCAGAACGATCTCACATCTGTGCCGTTTGTGGACGTGCCTTCATAGAAAAGAGCCATCTTGTGCGACATGAACGTATTCACCTGAGTGTTAAGCCTTATAAATGTGACCAGTGTGAATACAGTAGTACAAGACGTGACAAACTGAAGGAGCATGTTGAGAAGCATCATGGTTTAAATGCTACTGCAAAAGTGCCATTTAAGCCTCGGAAACCACGACGGCAAAGATTTGAGCCCTCGTATTTTCCTAATCTCGATATCCAAACAACAGCTGTCAGTGAAATGCACAGCACGGAGCAAGAACTTTCAGCATGCCAATACTCTTATAACACAGAAGTTAGTCCAGAACTATCAACCAGATTTTTGTTGGTACAGAATCAATCGGTAGATCACCAGCAAGAATCTGTGGTTACCCCACTTCAACAACATAATCCCCACTCTCAAGTTATGTATGTAGAGACGAGAATGATGTCACCTGATCAGCAAACAAATGTTACTGTGATGCCTGCCAACATCCCTCACCATCATCATCCATCATCTCATCACCCAATTCCAATACCACACAATGCCCCAATGGTTCATAACCCTGGGGATGAAGGAGGAAATTATTCCCACACACAGGACTTAGGGGGTCTTGGGGCTTTTATGGCTTTCTTTTGA